One Candidatus Nitrotoga arctica genomic window, GAAGGTGCCATTGAGCTGGCCAAGACCTGCGAGCAAGCTGCATTTGATACCGATGAGCGGATTGACAATTCGGAAGGTGCCACGGTAAATGTGCATGAATCCCACTTCGTGTATGCCAACAGCCTGGGCTTTATCAGCGGTTATCCCACTTCGCGTCATGGCATCAGCTGCGCTGTCATTGCTGGCAAGGACGATGGCATGCAGCGCGATTACTGGTATAGCGAAGCGCGTGCCGCAGGCGACTTGGTGGCAGCGGAAAAAGTCGGACAAATCGCTGCAGAACGTGCCGTGCGGCGGCTCAATGCCCGCAAGCTCGATACCATGCAAGTGCCGGTGCTGTTCGAGGCGCCAATAGCCGCCAGCTTGCTCGGTCATTTTGTCGGAGCAGTGAGCGGTGGCAGCTTGTACCGAAAATCCTCTTTTCTGCTCGACTACATGGGCAAGCAAGTGTTCTCATCCAACATCTGTATTGATGACATACCAGACATTCCCCGTGGCCTGGCGAGCAGTTCGTTTGATGGCGAGGGCGTGAAAACGCAGCGCCGCACCATCGTTGAAAATGGCGTACTGCAAAGCTATTTTCTCGGCACCTATTCCGCGCGCAAGCTGAGCATGAAAACGACCGGTAATGCAGGCGGCAATCACAATCTCATTCTGCGTCCGGGCGAACTGGATTTCAACGGCCTGCTAAAGAAAATGGGACGTGGTCTGCTGGTTACCGAACTGCTCGGACAGGGTGTAAATCACATCACCGGAGATTATTCGCGCGGCGCGGCGGGCTTCTGGGTGGAGAACGGAGAAATCCAATACCCGGTAGAAGAAATCACCATCGCCGGTAATTTGAAGGACATGTACACGCATATTGCGGCTGTGGGTAATGATATGCTGGTGCAGGGGTCACGGCAGTGTGGTTCCATCTTGGTTGAAAACATGATGGTGGCGGGGCAATGAACCCATTTGAAACAGTGAAGTGTTGATGGCAATCGTTTCGTGATCGATACAAAGGCTATAGGGCCCCCCTAATGCTAAGCCAATTCTTCCAGCGAGTCAGGCTCTATGCGCTTCATTTTTCGTGCCTGTTGGGTGTGGTGTTGCTGTGTGGTTGCGACATCGCATCCGACAACACTCAGGTCATTGATACCAAGTGGCACCGACAGGACCTAGAAACACATTTGTCGCGATGGCTGGCAGTAGCGCCCACGCCATCAGGCCTGCTATTAGGCAGCTTTGATCGACAGTGGCGCCCCGTATCGACAAATGAAAGTGATTTGACCACGCATAGCCGACTGATCTTCGCCATGGTCATGGGCTATGAGATTACGGGAGATGCTCGCTACCTTGAAGTGGCCGTTCGAGGCACGGACTTTCTACTTAGTAACTTTCGGGACCCTTTGAATGGTGGTTTTTTCGCCCGTGTCGACACCAGTGGGCGGGTTATCAATGCAGCCAAGAACACCTACGGCCACGCCTTCGCGTTGTTGGCCTTGTCTCATATGGCCCGTGTCACCAAGGAAGAGAAGTATCGTGTGGCTGCATTGAATGCGTGGCGTGACATAGATCTTCATCTGAGTGATTCCGATGGAGGTTTTCGCCCGGAGGCTCCTCGTGACTTTGGCCCATCGAATGATCTACGCACCCAGAACCCCGTGATGCATATGTTCGAGGCCTTGCTGGCCTTGGTTGACGCTACGGGAGACCCCCAGGCGCTAGCTGGGGGTACAACGTGTGGGGCATTTCGTGCTGTACAAACTACTAGAGGGGCAACCAGATGGCAGCGCCTATATCCCAGAGTGGTTCGACGAGCACTGGAAACCACTTCCTACCAAGGGCAAGAACGAGGGGGGCTATATCGATATCGGCCACCAATTCGAATGGAGCCACCTACTTGCCGGTGCGGAACGCCGAGGGCTTCCAGCACTCTATGGACCGGCTGCGGAAAGGTTGCTGAAATACGCGCTGAAAATTGGGTATGACGAGATCGAAGGAGGAGTGTTCAATCGTGCCTATTCGGATGGCTCGGTCGACCGTGACAAGTTCTGGTGGGAACAGGCCGAGGGTTTGCGCGCTCTGATGGTCACTGCCTCTACTAGCCACAGTCGTGACTTGTGGCATCGGTACGAGCAGACGCTAAAATTGGTGAAGGAGCAGTTCGTCGATGATGCCCATGGTGGATGGAAGCTTACAGTCAAGCAGACCTGTGATTCCGGCCATTGCGGTAATGAGCAACCTGATCCGTACCATATGATCGGGATGGACGTCATCGCGCTGGGTCTGTCGAAAGCTGGCCGCTAGTTGGCAGGGAGCAGCCAGATGGCTGCCCCCTATGTCGATTGGCTTCCGTGCACAGCCGGGTCCAGCCCGATTCCGGACTGAAGCATGGTAATCATCTGTTCTTCCGGGACCGGCCGGCTGAAGTAGTAGCCTTGGATCTCGTCACACCCTTCGGCTGCGAGCATCCGCAGCTGCTCGACCGTTTCAACTCCTTCAGCGACCGCGCGCAGTCCTAAGCTGTGGGCTAGCCGGATTACTGCCGTGACGATGGCGCCGTCTTCTGGCACGAAGGTGAGGCCGCGCGTGAACGACTGGTCGATCTTCAGCTTGTCGACCGGGAAGCGCTTCAGGTAGCTGAGGTTCGAGTAGCCGGTGCCGAAATCGTCGATCGACAAGGTGATGCCGATTGCCTTCAGGCGATTCATCAAGGCGATCGATGATTCCGGGTCTTCCATCGACAGGCCCTCGGTCAATTCGAGGCTAAGGAAACGCGGCTCCACGGCATGGCGGTCAAGGGTGCTGCGCACCAGCTTGTCTAGGTCCTGGTTGGCGAACTGCGAGGCGGCCACGTTGATCGCCATCGGCACCAGCGGCACCCCGCTGTCCTGCCAGCGGCGCAGCGTGGCGCAAGCCTTCTCCAGCACCCACTGGCCTATCGCTACAATCAGGTTGCTTTCCTCGGCCACCGGGATGAATTGCATCGGCGGCACCAGCCCCAATTCGGGCGACTGCCAGCGTAGCAGCGCTTCGATGCCGATCACCCGCCCGCTGGCCAGGTCGACTTGCGGCTGGTAGTGAAGCACGAATTCGTTACGCTGCAAGGCGCGGTGCAGGCCCTGCTCTAGCGCGACGCGCGCATCGAGGCGACGCTGCATTTCCTCGGTAAAAAACTGGAAGCCGTTGCGCCCGCTTTCCTTGGCCCGATACATGGCGATGTCGGCCTGGCGCAGCAGCACTTCGGCGTCGCCGCCATCCTCGGGATAGGTGCTAATGCCAATGCTGCCGGTGACGACATGCTCCTGTCCCGCCAACATGACGGGCACGCCGAGCCGCGCGCCGATGCGTTCGGCGATGGCGCCAGGCATGGCCGGACCAACCGGGTCGTCGAGCAGCAGCACGAATTCGTCGCCGCCCAGTCGCGCCACGGTATCCGATTCGCGTACGCACAGTTTGAGCTGGGCGGCGACGACGCGCAGCAGCTCGTCGCCGAAACTATGACCGAGCGTGTCGTTGACGGCCTTGAACTTGTCGAGGTCGACGAACATCACCGCCAGCCGGCTTCCGTGGCGCTCGGCGCGGCGGATCGCATGGGCCAGGCGGTCGAGGAACAAGGCGCGGTTCGGCAGGCCGGTCAGCAGGTCGTGGGTGGCCTGGTACTCCATCGCCTTCTCGTGTGCGCGCCGTTCGGTGAGGTCGTGGGCGACGTTCATGATCGAGTCCGCGTCATCGAAGCGGATCGCGCAGCCGAAGAATTCCACCTCGACCAGGCGGCCATCGAGCCGTTCGACCTGCAGCAAGCAGCGCGGCTGGCGCTGCGCAGCCGCGATGTCGCTATATGTCCCTTCCAGCATCTGATGGCGGAATGGCGCGGGCACCAGGTTCAGCGCATCGGTGCCGAGCAATTGCTCGGGTGCGCTGGCGCCGAACAGGGTACAGGCGGCCGGGTTGGCAAATACCACCCGGCCGGCGCTGTGGATCCAGATCGCATCGGGAATCAGTTCGACCAGGGTACGGTAGCGCCCCTCGCTCTCTTCCAGGTGCGCGTTAAGGCTGCGCAGGTTCAGGTTGATATCGTACAGTTCGCGGCTCTTTTGCTCGAGCAGCGTTTCGGCTTCCTTGCGCGCCGTGCGTTCCCGCACCAGACTGCGCGAGGCAACCGTGTCTGGCACGTCGGCCGTCATGCTTATCCGCGCACTAGGTCGAAACGGACCCGATGACAGGCATCCAATTTTTCGAGGTCGGTGCGGGTAACACTGATCGGCTCGTCGAAATGTTTGATGCAGCCCGCAATCAGGCCGGCGGCAAGGTCGCCAAATCCGCGGGGCGAACTGTACAGGATGGTCAGCTCGTTGGCGGACGGCCGTTCGCACTCGAGCTTGGGCAGCTCGGCGTCGGGATATAGCTTGCGCACTTCAACGTGGATGACGCCGTCGATGCGGCTGAGGAAATCGAACGCATTGTGAACGTCGCCGAACAGCGCCGGATAGCTAACGCTGAAGCGCTGGAACAACTGTTCACCGAAGATAAAAATCAGTTGCTGCGTGTTCAGCCCGGTCGCGTTCGACAGTGCTGTGACCAAGCGCACCAGTTCAGCGTGATCGTAGGTGCCGACCGAGGTGTAGGCGCCATCGTTCGGCAGCGCAGCTTCGGTGATGATACGGTCGAGCATGTCGAGGCCCATGCGGGACTCCACCATCTCCATGAATTCGGTAAAGACGACACCTTTCATGGCAGTTCCTATTCGAGATAGAAAGCAAACATTATAAAGGGCGCACCTCCATACCAGCAAGATACTTGCGCATGAGAACCAGACAAGATTGATCTGCGTCAATGTGCAACAACTGATCCAAAGCTGCACGGCGGCATGTTCACTTCTGGCACAAAGCGAGAGCCTGCTGTGCGAAAGCACGGGGTCACCCATTAGCCATCGATAGTCAAGAGTGCAAACAAAACACTCGCAAATAACCGCGATAAAAATTTACTGCACTGGCCATCACCCACATTTTGCAAACCTGTTTCGCCTACTTTGCTTCATCGTGTGGTTGCGTGAATCGCACCGGTTACCCATGTAGATCAAGCAAAAATGAGGTTGATTGTTTTGCCCTTACAGCTTGGTAGGTTGGCGCTGAGCTTGCGAAGCCCAACATTATAAGGGGATGAACACAGGCGTTACCGACGCGCCAATGCGGTGGAGGCACCTACTTCTTCACTGTTAATCTGGCTGAACGGTGCTCCGATATATTGGTGCGGCATATCGATGACTTGCGGGCAGCCATGAAAACGGTGAAAAATGCGCATCCGTTTGCTGTTCTGGCGATGGTGGTGTTATTCGAACACCTGCATGCGATATGGCGCTTGCCATCGGATGATGCCGACTATCCCACTGCGCTGGTCGCTCATCAAGGCAGGATTCTCGCGGCGGCTGGCAAAAGGCGAGCATATTCGTGCCAACTGTCAAGCCAAGCGTGAGCGCGGCATCTGGCAGCGGCGGTATGGGGAACATCAAATCAGGGATGAGATTGATCTTGCGCGGCCCATCGATTACATTCATTTCAATTCTGTAAAACATGGCTGGGTCACTCACCCTGTGATTGGCCACATTCAAGATTGCATGGCTACATTGAACGGGGGATGGCAGCATCTGATTGGGGTATGCCAATAGGTGATGGAGTAGATGGTTATGGTGAGCGGTGAGATGTTGGGCTTCATTTCATTCAGCCCAACCTTGTATCTTTCTTTCCGTGGTGGTTAGTTACCATCACACGAAGCAGAGGAAGCTTGAGCCCAACCTTAAGGCTCGACTTTGCGACGTAGATCAAGCCCTCTGCTTCACCTTTCGCCAGCATAGACACTGAACGGTATCCAAGGGGTGAACCCTGCATGCACAAGGCAAGTGGGCGAAGTTGGCTAACATTGCAACAGGAGGTCATCATGTTTTATCTCGGTATGGATGTGGCAAAAGCCAGATTAGATTGTTGCCTGTTGCTGGATGAAGCCAGTGGCAAGCGCAAGACAAAAGTAGTGAATAACACCCAGTCAGGCATTGTTGATTTGCTGGCTTGGGTTGCCAAACAAAACGTTTCCCCAGAAGAATTGCATATCGTCATGGAAGCCACCGGTGTCTATCATGAACAAGCTGCCATGGCGCTCACGGATGGTGGCGTGATGGTATCCATCATCAATCCGGCGCAGGTTAAAGATTTTGGCCGTGGGCTGGCCGTGCGCACCAAGACCGATGGCGTGGACAGCGTTGTGCTGGCCCGTTATGGCGCATTACTCAAACCCAAAGCTTGGATGCCGCCCACTCAGGAAGCACGGATACTGCAAGCGTTGTTAGTGCGTCGTGCAGCCATTGCCCAAGATTTACAGCGCGAGCGCAATCGCCAGGAGAAAGCCGATGCCACAGACACACCAGCGCTGATTCATAAATCACTTGAAGAAAGCATTGGGTTTCTGGTCAAACAGTTAGCCCAGCTACAAAAGGATATTGACGCACACATCGACAAGCATTCGAATCTTCAGAAAGATAGGGCATTGCTCCAGAGTATTCCAGCAATTGGCCCGCAGGTGGGGAGCAATATGCTCTCTGTGATGCACAACCATGATTTCGGTTCGGCGGAACAGTTAGCGGCTTATCCGGGACTCGTTCCGGTGGAACGACAGTCGGGTAGTTCGGTGCTGGGACGCGCGCGAATGTCCAAGGCCGGCCCCGCCAGAAAACGCGCCGTGCTCTATATGGCTGCCGTCGTGGGAACACCGCTACAACCCACACGTCAAAGCTGTTTATGAGCGCTTGCTTGCCCGAGGCAAGTCCAAGATGTCCTCCCTCGGTGCCGCAATGCGCAAGCTGGTGCATTTGTGCTTTGGCGTACTCAAAACTCAACAGCCCTATCAACACGATTACTTGAAAAATGCTTGACGTTAGAGACGGTATCTACCACGCTATTGAAGCATATAATGCGATGTAGTAGACTTCAATTTACTTGGACCGAAATATCGGGTGGGTCACAGTGGCCCGGGAAAACCGGCCCCGAATACGATGCAGAAGATAGGTGGGCAATCATGAGCAAGCGCTTCCAAAATTGGGCTGAGACCTGGATCGAGGATAACATCCTTCCTGGCGCTAATCCCGACATCGAGAGCCACGATGCGCGGGCAAGGCGGCTGATGGATGAAATGTACGCCGCGGCGGCTGCGGCCAACTTCTCAGACTTAGAGACCGCTGAGGAGCGGGAGCACCTTGCACCCCTGGTTTTGGCGGCGGTCGCGGACGACACTGAATTCGACTACGATACATTTACGCTCAAGTATCTACTGGCGATTGAGCTTGAAGACGGCGACTGAGCCCCGCCCGTCCGACTTACTCACACCGGCTCACCAACGCATTCAGGATGGTCCATGGAAAACTTGGAATCAATTGGGGTCTTGACCCCATTTTTTCACTCACTCCTATACCTATAGTCTTTACCATCATATTCTCTCATTTGAACACTTCCAAACTAATTTCACGCTAGACATAACCTACCGTGCTTGACTACTTGACTGACCCCGTTCGTTTCGTGATGTTGGGCTTCATTTCATTCAGCCCAACCTTGTATCTTTCTTTCCGTGGTGGTTAGTTACCATCACACGAAGCAGAGGAAGCTTGAGCCCAACCTTAAGGCTCGACTTTGCGACGTAGATCAAGCCCTCTGCTTCACCTTTCGCCAGCATAGACACTGAACGGTATCCAAGGGGTGAACCCTGCATGCACAAGGCAAGTGGGCGAAGTTGGCTAACATTGCAACAGGAGGTCATCATGTTTTATCTCGGTATGGATGTGGCAAAAGCCAAATTAGATTGTTGCCTGTTGCTGGATGAAGCCAGTGGCAAGCGCAAGACCAAAGTAGTGAAAAACACCCAGTCAGGCATCGTTGATTTGCTGACTTGGGTTGCCAAACAAAACGTTTCCCCAGAAGCATTGCATATCGTCATGGAAGCCACCGGTATCTATCACGAACAAGCTGCCATGGCGCTCACGGATGCTGGCGTGATGGTATCCATCATCAATCCGGCGCAGGTTAAAGATTTTGGCCGTGGGCTGGCCGTGCGCACCAAGACCGATGGCGTGGACAGCGTTGTGCTGGCCCGTTATGGCGCATTGCTCAAACCCAAAGCTTGGGTGCCGCCCACTCAGGAAGCACGGATACTGCAAGCGTTGTTAGTGCGTCGTGCAGCCATTGCCCAAGATTTACAGCGCGAGCGCAATCGCCAGGAGAAAGCCGATGCCACAGACACACCAGCGCTGATTCATAAATCACTTGAAGAAAGCATTGGGTTTCTGGTCAAACAGTTAGCCCAGCTACAAAAGGATATTGACGCACACATCGACAAGCATTCGAATCTTCAGAAAGATAGGGCATTGCTCCAGAGTATTCCAGCAATTGGCCCGCAGGTGGGGAGCAATATGCTCTCTGTGATGCACAACCATGATTTCGGTTCGGCGGAACAGTTAGCGGCTTATCCGGGACTCGTTCCGGTGGAACGACAGTCGGGTAGTTCGGTGCTGGGACGCGCGCGAATGTCCAAGGCCGGCCCCGCCAGAATACGCGCCGTGCTCTATATGGCCGCTGTCGTGGGAACACGCTACAACCCACACGTCAAAGCTATTTATGAACGCCTGCTTGCCCGAGGCAAGTCCAAGATGTCTTCCCTCGGCGCCGCAATGCGCAAGCTGGTGCATTTGTGCTTTGGCGTACTCAAAACTCAACAGCCGTATCAACACGATTACTTGAAAAATGCTTGACTTTAAAGACGGTATCTACCGAGCTTGGTTGAAGATATGATGGTGGCGGAGCAGTAAATTTATTGGCGGCGGTAAAACCGAAAGAAAATGTAGTTATGTTATTAGAACTGCTTCCGTGTTTGATCTATCTTCATTGAGGAACCTATGTACACAGTTCGCATCCCGTTTTTAGTCCCCTCCACCACAAGAATTGACGAACATGCGGCGCTAACAACCAGAGCGCAAATAACCTTCACGCTGAAGTGGGAGGGCTACTATCACGTGCTCTCGGCCGTTGGCTTCGGTTCTCACGAGGAGGCCAATGCTTTCCTGGGAACGGTGCGAAGCGCGTTTGCTTGGCTGCTACTTCAGAAAGGCATTGTAGCTGAAACCAATCTCGTGCCCCAGCAAATCCAGTACAACACGGACCCAATTAAAGCTGGCATAAATCAATCGCGGTCGTTTGGTAACGCTGATCTTGGACCAGTAGATGCGAGCATTGATGGTTCGCAAGCTGCAATCTTCGAAACTCTCAGGAGCGTTCAGAAGTTCACCGGGTTACCGCTTAGTGTTTCCACCACTGTTCGGTC contains:
- a CDS encoding DUF768 domain-containing protein, which translates into the protein MSKRFQNWAETWIEDNILPGANPDIESHDARARRLMDEMYAAAAAANFSDLETAEEREHLAPLVLAAVADDTEFDYDTFTLKYLLAIELEDGD
- a CDS encoding AGE family epimerase/isomerase encodes the protein MLYKLLEGQPDGSAYIPEWFDEHWKPLPTKGKNEGGYIDIGHQFEWSHLLAGAERRGLPALYGPAAERLLKYALKIGYDEIEGGVFNRAYSDGSVDRDKFWWEQAEGLRALMVTASTSHSRDLWHRYEQTLKLVKEQFVDDAHGGWKLTVKQTCDSGHCGNEQPDPYHMIGMDVIALGLSKAGR
- a CDS encoding heme NO-binding domain-containing protein, with amino-acid sequence MKGVVFTEFMEMVESRMGLDMLDRIITEAALPNDGAYTSVGTYDHAELVRLVTALSNATGLNTQQLIFIFGEQLFQRFSVSYPALFGDVHNAFDFLSRIDGVIHVEVRKLYPDAELPKLECERPSANELTILYSSPRGFGDLAAGLIAGCIKHFDEPISVTRTDLEKLDACHRVRFDLVRG
- a CDS encoding IS110 family transposase, with the protein product MHKASGRSWLTLQQEVIMFYLGMDVAKAKLDCCLLLDEASGKRKTKVVKNTQSGIVDLLTWVAKQNVSPEALHIVMEATGIYHEQAAMALTDAGVMVSIINPAQVKDFGRGLAVRTKTDGVDSVVLARYGALLKPKAWVPPTQEARILQALLVRRAAIAQDLQRERNRQEKADATDTPALIHKSLEESIGFLVKQLAQLQKDIDAHIDKHSNLQKDRALLQSIPAIGPQVGSNMLSVMHNHDFGSAEQLAAYPGLVPVERQSGSSVLGRARMSKAGPARIRAVLYMAAVVGTRYNPHVKAIYERLLARGKSKMSSLGAAMRKLVHLCFGVLKTQQPYQHDYLKNA
- a CDS encoding putative bifunctional diguanylate cyclase/phosphodiesterase, with product MTADVPDTVASRSLVRERTARKEAETLLEQKSRELYDINLNLRSLNAHLEESEGRYRTLVELIPDAIWIHSAGRVVFANPAACTLFGASAPEQLLGTDALNLVPAPFRHQMLEGTYSDIAAAQRQPRCLLQVERLDGRLVEVEFFGCAIRFDDADSIMNVAHDLTERRAHEKAMEYQATHDLLTGLPNRALFLDRLAHAIRRAERHGSRLAVMFVDLDKFKAVNDTLGHSFGDELLRVVAAQLKLCVRESDTVARLGGDEFVLLLDDPVGPAMPGAIAERIGARLGVPVMLAGQEHVVTGSIGISTYPEDGGDAEVLLRQADIAMYRAKESGRNGFQFFTEEMQRRLDARVALEQGLHRALQRNEFVLHYQPQVDLASGRVIGIEALLRWQSPELGLVPPMQFIPVAEESNLIVAIGQWVLEKACATLRRWQDSGVPLVPMAINVAASQFANQDLDKLVRSTLDRHAVEPRFLSLELTEGLSMEDPESSIALMNRLKAIGITLSIDDFGTGYSNLSYLKRFPVDKLKIDQSFTRGLTFVPEDGAIVTAVIRLAHSLGLRAVAEGVETVEQLRMLAAEGCDEIQGYYFSRPVPEEQMITMLQSGIGLDPAVHGSQST
- the pmbA gene encoding metalloprotease PmbA, which codes for MNDITPPEHRFSHSADTLHQIARDMLEYANHQGATAAAAEVSDGFGQAVTVRHGEVETIEYNRDKGVGITVYIDQRRGNASTSDFSPQAVRDTVDAALSIARHTASDDCAGLPEKDMLATEFPDFDLYHPWLLDVEGAIELAKTCEQAAFDTDERIDNSEGATVNVHESHFVYANSLGFISGYPTSRHGISCAVIAGKDDGMQRDYWYSEARAAGDLVAAEKVGQIAAERAVRRLNARKLDTMQVPVLFEAPIAASLLGHFVGAVSGGSLYRKSSFLLDYMGKQVFSSNICIDDIPDIPRGLASSSFDGEGVKTQRRTIVENGVLQSYFLGTYSARKLSMKTTGNAGGNHNLILRPGELDFNGLLKKMGRGLLVTELLGQGVNHITGDYSRGAAGFWVENGEIQYPVEEITIAGNLKDMYTHIAAVGNDMLVQGSRQCGSILVENMMVAGQ